The following nucleotide sequence is from Photobacterium gaetbulicola Gung47.
AAGAAGCGCTGGTGGCCTTCTTGGAGGCATTGACGGATGAGACGTTCCTCAACAACCCGATCTATCACGATCCTTTCTTCCCCAATACTGTTGAAGGTCAATTACAAGCTGCGTTGGAAAAAATGGCTGAGCAGCAGGAAAGCGAGCAAGGGGGCAGTGAACAGTAGAACAGGGCGGCGGTATACGGTATACCCTGTTGCCGTAAACGGTAAGTTGAGGTTGTGCTCTTGCCAAAAAAAACCTGCAACAAGGATGTGCAGGTTGTTATGAAAGGAACAAATTGACGAGATATGAACTTGTCGTAGTTAGTTACGCAGGCAGTGTGCCTGTCGATCAAATCTGATGAATTTTTTTGGCCGGAAGGGTTCAGCCTCCCCATCCCTTGCTGCCTCCTGAGGATCGGCTGCTACTCCAGCCCGATTTGGCAGAGACGGTTGAGCCGAAGCCCCCGCGAGAAATCGTGCGGCTGACGGTTGGCTTGGGTTTCATGTGATCTTTACTGACCCGCACTGTGGTTTTTTTGTAGCCGCTGCGGCCGTAGTCATAGCCGTCAGCCGTGGTCCAGCGGTCATAGAAAATACTCCCTGGATAATAGGAGCGAAACATAGGCTGCGAATAATAACCACCGCGGTCTCTGTCGATCATCCGGGCAAACATAAATCCGGCCATGGCTGGCATAAACCAGTTGTTGCCCTGTGGCTGCATACAGGCGTTGGTGCCGAACTCGGCCTCGCAATCGTAGCGCGAGTTATACTTGGGCGCGGTGCGGGAGGCCTCCTGTAAGGCAAATTGGTAGGCGGCCTGACACTCCTCGGTGTAAGTGGGGTTATCATCGATACAGTCGTTGAGCGATTGATAGATGACGGCGTCTTCAGTGCTGTCGCTGCAACCTGAGAGTGCGGCGGTTGCCAAGACGGCGGTCATCGGTGCCATCGACACCGGACGCCAGTTTTTTTTCATACTGGCGAGAACGACATGCTTACTGCGTTTCATGTTGTCCCCCTTAGTATGTCATGCAGGCGGCGTTGAGCAGGCCGACGGACACAGAGGTTGCCGCCATGACAATACCGGCCGGGATCTCGCCAGCTTCGATACGCTCGACAATCTTCGGCATAAAGCCAAAACGTAAAATTGCAAAGGCAATTAACTGGGCAAACAAGGCCACCACGCCCCAAATGGCAAAGTCGATCAGGTTGACCGAGTTACTCGCCGCGCCAGCAATGGCCAGGCAGTAACCGATGATAGAACCCGACAGGCCGATGGCTGCCGCGATATTTTGCTCCTCCTTGACCAGCTTCCACTCGTCGTGCGGGGTGAAGCGGACGTAGACAAACTTGAACAACAGCAGAAATGCCAGCGATAAGGCAAAGTAGAGCAGAAATGCGCCGAGGCCGGCGAGTGAGTTGGTCAGTACTTCCATGTTAATCCTATCTCTTAGGTCATCTATTGAATGTTAGCCGATGAGCTTGAAATCCGTCGGCGATAAGTCAATCCCGGTGCTGATAGCCATACAGCGTTCGGCTTGGTTGCGGTAAATCTTCTCCTCGCCAGCGACGAGCAGGGACTCGAACAGCCCATTGCCGAGATCTCGCTCGTATATCATTACGAACTGATCGGTGTCACTGCTAGTGCCGTTTTCGAGCCAGGTCTTTTCTGTCATCGCAACCGGACGAATGTTGTCCCATACCTTAGTAAATTGAAAGCCTTCCAATTCCCAGCTGGGTTTGACGATTTCATGATCCAGCAAGTGTTGCCACTGGCTCTGGGTATCGATTGGGCGTGACTCGTAAAAGTAATACAGTTTGACTTCGCTGACGTCCGCCTCGGTGGGGCCGTGGGTGAGTACCTGGATGAATCCATCGTCATCGGTGTAATAGCGCAGTAGCCGAGTTTGCTCGTCGAGACGGACTTCGCCGACGGCTTTGATCAGCTGGGTACGGGAAGCGCCCTCAATGATCAGATCCGGCTCTATTAGCCGCAGTTTCAAATCATCAAGCTCAAAGGCTCCGCCGAGCCGCAAGCCCAGAATTTCAGGGCTACTGGGCGGGGGCGTTTGGGGTTGCTTTTTCTTGAACCAGTCGAACATAAACATTCCTGCGATGTTAGGTGCATTTAGACCAATTGATTTGCTCGACACGCTCGTCGGCAATATAGAACAGTTTGGCACCGGGAGGGACTTCCCGATCCAGCGGTGGATTCAGCTCGACGCCTTGGCCTGCGTCTATGGCAATAAGGATAGCCTCGTATTGCTGCTTGAAGCCGCTAAACAGTGGGGCAACGGTGCTAGGGCTGGCACTGGCAGGGTATTGGACCGCATACTGGGTCATCCCCTTGTGGGTACTGAGCAGTTCGTGGTGCAACTCGCTGGATCCCGGATCGATAGCCGCTTTGGCCAGCATTTCGACCGCCACTGAAGGGATGCACTCTACGTTGGGGCAATGCATCTTGAGAAGATCACTCAATGATTCGTCATTGAAGTAGGCCAGGATATGGGCATTGGGGTTTTGGTTGGCGCAGAACAAGGCGGCGGACAGGGTCACGTCGTCTTCGCTGTTGTCGATCACGATGCAGCTTGCGGTTTCGATCCCGGCTTTTGCCATGGCGTGGCTGTCGGTGAAGCTGGGCGTACGGACGAACTCAATCTCGCCGGGAAGCGGGTTTTCAATATCTGGTCGAACACACAGTACAATGGCGCGGTGGCCTTTCTCTTCGTATTGCAGCATTTTGATCAGGTGCAGGGTACGCTGCTCGTTCCACCCCAGCACTAAAATGTGGTTTTCCACCGAGACTCTCCTCCGGCCTAACAGTCCTTGTTTCCAATAATCAATAAAGGCGCTGGCGACCCTGCCGACGGCTAAGGCAAACAGCCCAAGCCCGCCGGGGATCACAAACAGCATCACGACCCACTTTCCGGCCACGGTTGTCGGTGACATATCGCCGTAGCCTACGGTGGAAGCGCTGACGACCAAGTAGTACAGGAAGTCGGTTGGGCTCTGGACTAGCGCAGACTCCCCAACCGCTGACAGCAGGGCATAACTGATAATGGTATAGCCGATCACCAGTAGGAGGAGGTTTCTGCCACTTAGCGCATGGAACTGGTGAGCCGCCCAGCGGCGAAATAAAAGCCATAATGACATACTGCCTCCTTGAACAAACGGCGACTACTTGCCCAAAATACGCTTGAGCTCATCTTCGGCTGACGACTGCTTGCCCGAGGTGATCCCGGCTTCGGACAATTTCTTGTCCAGGCTGCTGCCGGACTGTTCCTCGGCCATTTCGGCGGCCGCTTCGAGCTGGGCGGACTTTTCGGCCTGGCGCTGCTTGATGCGCTCTAGCGATTCAACCGCGGTGTGCATCTTGGCGTTGGCCCCGACATTGGTGGCCGATACCGCCGATTGGGCTTTCTGTACCGCTTCGTTGGCCTTGACCACGTCTACCTGCTGCTCCAGCTGACGCAGCTTGTCCTTGGCCTGGCTGATATTGGTGCGCATCTTCTGCTCTGAGGCGACGAACTGATCGAGGTAGGCTT
It contains:
- a CDS encoding hypothetical protein (COG5463), with product MKRSKHVVLASMKKNWRPVSMAPMTAVLATAALSGCSDSTEDAVIYQSLNDCIDDNPTYTEECQAAYQFALQEASRTAPKYNSRYDCEAEFGTNACMQPQGNNWFMPAMAGFMFARMIDRDRGGYYSQPMFRSYYPGSIFYDRWTTADGYDYGRSGYKKTTVRVSKDHMKPKPTVSRTISRGGFGSTVSAKSGWSSSRSSGGSKGWGG
- a CDS encoding hypothetical protein (COG3766), with the protein product MEVLTNSLAGLGAFLLYFALSLAFLLLFKFVYVRFTPHDEWKLVKEEQNIAAAIGLSGSIIGYCLAIAGAASNSVNLIDFAIWGVVALFAQLIAFAILRFGFMPKIVERIEAGEIPAGIVMAATSVSVGLLNAACMTY
- a CDS encoding hypothetical protein (COG1879), whose product is MFDWFKKKQPQTPPPSSPEILGLRLGGAFELDDLKLRLIEPDLIIEGASRTQLIKAVGEVRLDEQTRLLRYYTDDDGFIQVLTHGPTEADVSEVKLYYFYESRPIDTQSQWQHLLDHEIVKPSWELEGFQFTKVWDNIRPVAMTEKTWLENGTSSDTDQFVMIYERDLGNGLFESLLVAGEEKIYRNQAERCMAISTGIDLSPTDFKLIG
- a CDS encoding putative potassium channel related protein (COG1226); this encodes MSLWLLFRRWAAHQFHALSGRNLLLLVIGYTIISYALLSAVGESALVQSPTDFLYYLVVSASTVGYGDMSPTTVAGKWVVMLFVIPGGLGLFALAVGRVASAFIDYWKQGLLGRRRVSVENHILVLGWNEQRTLHLIKMLQYEEKGHRAIVLCVRPDIENPLPGEIEFVRTPSFTDSHAMAKAGIETASCIVIDNSEDDVTLSAALFCANQNPNAHILAYFNDESLSDLLKMHCPNVECIPSVAVEMLAKAAIDPGSSELHHELLSTHKGMTQYAVQYPASASPSTVAPLFSGFKQQYEAILIAIDAGQGVELNPPLDREVPPGAKLFYIADERVEQINWSKCT
- a CDS encoding hypothetical protein (COG1842), with protein sequence MSVWKKLFTAIKGGVNETAEAVADNQALRILDQEIREAKQELRRSDEALVSIVAKRKLSQQKVDGFQQGIEEYEGHARSAMEKGQQDLALECAQKVAELRNDQQAEQAYLDQFVASEQKMRTNISQAKDKLRQLEQQVDVVKANEAVQKAQSAVSATNVGANAKMHTAVESLERIKQRQAEKSAQLEAAAEMAEEQSGSSLDKKLSEAGITSGKQSSAEDELKRILGK